A single region of the Montipora capricornis isolate CH-2021 chromosome 13, ASM3666992v2, whole genome shotgun sequence genome encodes:
- the LOC138030614 gene encoding ATP-dependent DNA helicase RecQ-like produces MFLSERLDTMDSAAKESILPDRLSERLGGLILKEEEKLAVEAPMSGKDVLAVLPTGFGKSVIYQSFVLAKDTSSIVVIVPLRSIIDDQLQSNDFGLKAVAFDKKPELMKDIAANKFQVIFASAEQALSKEFRDLLKDESSKFRKTK; encoded by the coding sequence ATGTTTTTATCAGAGCGACTTGACACGATGGATTCGGCGGCCAAAGAAAGTATTTTACCTGACCGTTTATCTGAGCGTCTTGGCGGTCTGATTTTAAAGGAAGAAGAGAAGCTTGCTGTTGAAGCACCTATGTCAGGAAAAGATGTTTTAGCGGTATTACCGACTGGCTTCGGTAAATCTGTCATTTACCAAAGCTTCGTTCTCGCGAAAGATACCTCTTCCATCGTTGTTATTGTTCCTCTTCGAAGTATCATCGATGATCAACTACAGTCAAATGATTTTGGCCTGAAAGCAGTTGCTTTCGATAAGAAACCAGAGTTGATGAAAGACATTGCTGCCAACAAATTTCAAGTGATTTTTGCTTCTGCGGAACAAGCGCTTTCCAAAGAATTTAGAGATTTGCTGAAGGACGAATCATCGAAAttcaggaaaacaaaatga
- the LOC138030615 gene encoding NLR family CARD domain-containing protein 3-like — MIYSLSDAFGPVADLIDVIRQLYKSREGWLAPFPWCEEFRFHLVNIFTRLKMVSRKKERGVKTHYIVNMLEIFKPHKECSQPRKVLIEGQPGMGKTTYCNKVAYDWAKNCKAEDLFPDVQVLLLLRCREINSDLWEAIDDQILPRGIKKEEKEKFFTLIQDNQSKVLLVLDGLDELTSHYLPAYKEIIQGRMLPKCYLVVTARHEAGIKVRECCDTLLEVEGFTKDAAEGFISRYFKTDEHLGKKLLDKLCTDASLSGLTANPLNTALLCLLCEDFQGDLPQRRTLLYHEIVQCVLRRYSKKKELPKTDEDLTQLYHAELKQLGSIALNGLFNDKMYFDDNAFRNCTSNLIPELGFLSVEPGRNKRRPSLRYEFLHKSFQEFFAAFYLSCQLVDEEISPDSLVADTRYFGEFQQVLKFTCGILAQRYEAKAMALMASIASQINQSNKEDYLLTALNCIKESDNEQGSFGKELARSLGSLLDIQRISYVGKIDDSDAAILAHAMATNSTVTELLLPSNNIGDSGAAALAKAVEINSTLTKLNLVFNEIGDSGAAALAKAVQINSMQTKLGLLFNKIGDSGAGALAKAVEINSTLTTLGLSRNGIGDSCAAALAKAVEINSTLRTLHLPGSGIGDRGAAALAKAVEINSTLTTLDLSASGIGDAGAAALAKAEEINSTLTTLDLSWNGIGDAGAAALAKAVEINSTLTTLDLSRNGIGDAGAAALAKAVEINSTLTTLDLSRNGIGDAGAAALAKAVEINSTLRTLHLPGSGIGDMGAAALAKAVEINLTLTTLDLSASGIGDAGAAALAKAEEINSTLTTLDLSWNGIGDAGAAALAKAVEINSTLTTLDLSRNGIGDAGAAALAKAVEINSTLTTLDLSRNGIGDAGAAALAKAMEINSTLTTLDLPWDGISHLSVATLA, encoded by the coding sequence aTGATTTACTCTCTTTCAGATGCTTTTGGGCCAGTGGCTGACCTTATCGACGTTATTCGACAACTGTACAAAAGCCGTGAAGGATGGCTTGCGCCATTCCCGTGGTGCGAAGAGTTTAGATTCCATCTTGTCAACATTTTTACCAGGCTTAAAATGGTCAGCAGGAAAAAAGAACGAGGGGTAAAGACTCACTACATTGTCAACATGTTGGAAATCTTCAAACCACACAAGGAATGTTCACAGCCTAGAAAGGTTTTGATTGAAGGACAGCCAGGCATGGGAAAGACAACCTATTGTAACAAGGTTGCTTACGACTGGGCCAAGAACTGTAAAGCTGAAGATTTGTTTCCCGATGTccaagtgttgttgttgttgagatgCAGAGAAATCAACTCTGACTTATGGGAGGCTATTGATGACCAGATTTTACCAAGAGGcataaagaaagaagaaaaagagaagtTCTTCACCTTAATTCAGGACAATCAGTCAAAAGTTTTGCTGGTACTTGACGGGTTGGATGAGTTAACAAGCCATTATTTACCCGCCTACAAAGAAATCATTCAAGGAAGAATGCTTCCAAAATGTTACTTAGTGGTTACAGCTCGGCACGAAGCTGGGATAAAAGTACGGGAATGCTGTGACACCCTGCTAGAAGTCGAAGGATTTACTAAAGATGCTGCTGAAGGTTTTATCTCCAGATATTTTAAAACCGATGAGCATCTGGGGAAAAAGCTCTTGGACAAACTGTGCACAGACGCAAGCCTTAGCGGACTGACTGCAAATCCATTAAATACAGCCCTTCTTTGCCTCCTCTGCGAAGACTTCCAAGGAGACTTGCCGCAACGCAGAACTCTGCTTTACCACGAAATAGTGCAGTGTGTGCTGAGAAGGTATAGCAAAAAGAAGGAATTACCAAAAACGGACGAAGACCTAACACAATTATACCACGCTGAATTAAAGCAGCTTGGTTCTATAGCGTTGAATGGCTTGTTCAACGACAAGATGTATTTCGACGACAATGCATTCCGAAATTGTACCAGTAACTTAATACCTGAATTGGGATTTCTGTCAGTTGAGCCTGGACGCAACAAACGAAGACCAAGCCTGCGCTATGAGTTTCTTCACAAGAGCTTTCAGGAGTTCTTTGCTGCATTTTATCTCAGTTGCCAGCTTGTCGATGAGGAAATTAGCCCCGATAGCTTAGTTGCTGACACTAGATATTTTGGAGAGTTCCAACAGGTGCTCAAATTTACATGTGGTATCTTGGCTCAACGGTACGAGGCAAAAGCAATGGCACTTATGGCAAGTATAGCAAgtcaaatcaatcaatcaaataaGGAGGACTACCTATTGACTGCGTTGAATTGTATTAAGGAAAGTGATAACGAACAGGGCTCCTTTGGAAAAGAGTTGGCACGTTCTCTTGGTTCGCTTCTTGATATTCAGCGTATTTCGTATGTAGGGAAGATAGATGACAGTGACGCTGCTATACTGGCTCACGCAATGGCAACAAACTCTACGGTGACAGAGTTGCTTTTACCTAGCAATAATATCGGTGACTctggtgctgctgcactggctaaagcagtggaaatcaattcaacactgacaaagttgaatttggttttcaatgaaatcggtgactcaggtgctgctgcactggctaaagcagtgcaAATCAATTCAATGCAGACCAAGTTGGGTTTGCTTTTCAAtaaaatcggtgactcaggtgctggtgcactggctaaagcagtggaaatcaattcaacgctcaCAACGTTGGGTTTGTCTAGGAATGGAATCGGTGACTCgtgtgctgctgcactggctaaagcagtggaaatcaattcaacgctgagaACCTTGCATTTGCCTGGGAGTGGAATCGGCGATaggggtgctgctgcactggctaaagcagtggaaatcaattcaacgctgacaacctTGGATTTGTCTGCGAGTGGAATCGGCGAtgcaggtgctgctgcactggctaaagcagaggaaatcaattcaacgctgacaacctTGGATTTGTCTTGGAATGGAATCGGCGAtgcaggtgctgctgcactggctaaagcagtggaaatcaattcaacgctgacaacctTGGATTTGTCTCGGAATGGAATCGGCGAtgcaggtgctgctgcactggctaaagcagtggaaatcaattcaacgctgacaacctTGGATTTGTCTCGGAATGGAATCGGCGAtgcaggtgctgctgcactggctaaagcagtggaaatcaattcaacgctgagaACCTTGCATTTGCCTGGGAGTGGAATCGGCGATatgggtgctgctgcactggctaaagcagtggaaatcaatttaACGCTGACAACCTTGGATTTGTCTGCGAGTGGAATCGGCGAtgcaggtgctgctgcactggctaaagcagaggaaatcaattcaacgctgacaacctTGGATTTGTCTTGGAATGGAATCGGCGAtgcaggtgctgctgcactggctaaagcagtggaaatcaattcaacgctgacaacctTGGATTTGTCTCGGAATGGAATCGGCGAtgcaggtgctgctgcactggctaaagcagtggaaatcaattcaacgctgacaacctTGGATTTGTCTCGGAATGGAATCGGCGAtgcaggtgctgctgcactggctaaagcaatggaaatcaattcaacactgacaaCCTTGGATTTGCCTTGGGATGGAATCAGTCACTTGAGTGTTGCTACACTGGCTTAA